From Solanum lycopersicum chromosome 8, SLM_r2.1, the proteins below share one genomic window:
- the LOC101267919 gene encoding ATP-dependent Clp protease proteolytic subunit 4, chloroplastic translates to MESLTLSTSLSPHCPSFNLRHASLPKLSPTFSPYPSRKTPLSLKSSLTSHQSTSKPLSDSHLVADDKLSLLLASAPQSPGMAMRGAEGDAMGLLLRERIIFLGSSIDDFFADAIISQLLLLDALDSTKDIRLFINCPGGSLSATMAIFDVVQLVRADVSTVALGISASTASIILAGGTKGKRYAMPNTRIMIHQPLGGASGQAIDVEIQAREIMHNKDNVIKIFSNSTGRSYEQVQKDIDRDRYMSPIEALEFGLIDGVIDRDSIIPLMPVPEKVKRTLRNQDLIQDPMKFLNPDIPDDEIY, encoded by the exons ATGGAGTCCCTAACTCTTTCTACTTCTCTATCTCCTCACTGTCCCTCTTTCAATCTCCGCCATGCCTCTCTTCCTAAGCTTTCGCCCACTTTTTCACCATACCCATCTCGCAAAACACCCTTATCCCTCAAATCTTCACTCACTTCTCACCAATCCACTTCAAAACCCCTTTCTGATTCTCATCTAGTTGCGGATGATAAATTGTCCTTGCTACTTGCCTCTGCTCCTCAGTCCCCGGGGATGGCTATGCGTGGTGCTGAAGGAGACGCAATGGGGCTGTTGCTTAGGGAGAGGATAATTTTCTTGGGTAGTAGCATTGATGACTTCTTCGCTGATGCTATTATTAGtcagttgttgttgttggatgCTCTGGATTCCACTAAAGATATTAGGCTCTTTATTAATTGCCCTGGTGGCTCACTCAG CGCAACAATGGCTATCTTCGACGTTGTGCAGTTGGTGAGGGCTGATGTATCCACAGTTGCACTTGGCATTTCAGCTTCCACAGCTTCAATAATCCTTGCCGGTGGCACCAAAGGAAAACGCTACGCAATGCCTAATACTCGAATTATGATACATCAACCACTTGGAGGTGCCAGTGGTCAAGCAATAGATGTAGAAATTCAAGCCCGAGAAATAATGCATAACAAGGACAATGTTATCAAAATCTTTTCCAATTCCACTGGACGATCATATGAACAAGTTCAGAAAGATATTGATAGAGATCGTTACATGTCCCCAATTGAAGCTTTAGAATTTGGGCTAATTGACGGTGTAATTGACAGAGATAGCATCATTCCACTTATGCCTGTCCCTGAAAAGGTTAAACGTACATTGAGAAATCAAGATTTGATCCAAGACCCTATGAAATTTTTGAACCCAGATATCCCTGATGATGAGATATATTAG
- the Rmc gene encoding CYCLOPS/IPD3-like protein, with protein sequence MEMEGRGYSDFYRNTSEELFIRTMMDNSVGGVPVPTMEMLGFRNIPHSLRTDSEELFKSWLTSAENNGSDSTPMARGRQGSRRISSELAGLSSQQNEGIQKRKMADTQQPQNTCTAIESSSNLNKHSTRNATDREMQASNLFLAKTWFHSSQPMTRSRSSELRRRYAAMQNSQSSLARESLQNIPGNAVNSFKEEVSHPTGYTDMSMCEMTNQPNTFMSPSNSSSSTFEAQQVDGVDNISSVVSMLKGTLERKKLTNYHTAREAIEENMLGCYGNQEIFCNSDMNQHPGNHISLNQGTYQDTPVVQVRDTGIPQTVQGSLDAVLESIMAPSNPIQIDMVTQEPSQSGSSVAAPILSIDFDAYDGLSNASQALNMYEGCRNQVGYGRSSENGSTARDIRERIYDNVKDNQKKEGLVRNGSLTSVQSAENGDPKKKRRVERSRKMAEAKERNLTPAIPSDMQSLVKRCDNLEKEVRSLKLNLAFMNRKDSEQTTQIEELQKQNEDLVKEKERLLGEIERIISESGKF encoded by the exons ATGGAAATGGAGGGAAGAGGTTATTCAGATTTCTATAGAAACACAAGTGAAGAATTGTTCATAAGAACTATGATGGACAACTCAGTAGGAGGAGTGCCAGTTCCTACAATGGAGATGTTAGGTTTTAGAAACATCCCTCATTCTCTTCGAACCGACAGTGAGGAACTTTTCAAAAGCTGGCTCACAAGTGCAGAG AATAATGGCAGTGATTCTACACCAATGGCTCGTGGTCGACAAGGATCACGAAG GATCTCCAGTGAACTTGCTGGTCTATCCAGTCAGCAAAATGAGGGGATTCAGAAAAGAAAAATGGCCGATACTCAACAGCCACAGAATACATGTACTGCCATTGAATCATCTAGCAACCTTAATAAACATTCAACCAG GAACGCGACAGATAGGGAAATGCAAGCTAGTAATCTGTTTTTAGCCAAG ACCTGGTTCCATAGCTCTCAGCCCATGACGAGAAGTCGTTCATCTGAGTTAAG GAGGAGGTATGCAGCCATGCAAAACTCACAGTCTTCACTAGCTCGTGAATCCTTGCAAAATATACCTGGAAATGCTGTTAATAGCTTCAAAGAAGAAGTTTCTCATCCCACTGGGTACACTGACATGTCAATGTGTGAAATGACCAACCAACCTAATACTTTTATGTCTCCATCAAattcttcttcatcaactttTGAAGCACAGCAAGTGGATGGTGTGGATAATATTTCTTCTGTTGTAAGCATGCTAAAGGGGACCTTAGAGAGGAAGAAATTGACAAACTATCATACTGCGAGGGAAGCCATTGAGGAGAATATGTTGGGGTGTTATGGTAATCAAGAAATCTTTTGTAACTCCGACATGAATCAACATCCAGGGAATCATATTTCTCTGAATCAAGGGACATATCAGGACACACCTGTTGTTCAAGTCAGAGATACGGGGATCCCACAAACAGTTCAAGGGTCATTAGATGCCGTCTTAGAAAGTATTATGGCTCCCTCAAACCCAATCCAGATAGACATGGTAACACAGGAACCTTCTCAAAGTGGATCTTCTGTTGCAGCACCAATACTTTCAATTGATTTTGATGCATATGATGGCCTGAGCAATGCAAGTCAAGCTTTAAATATGTACGAGGGCTGTAGAAATCAAGTCGGATATGGAAGGAGCTCAGAAAATGGTTCAACTGCTAGAG ATATTAGAGAACGAATATATGACAACGTGAAGGACAACCAAAAG AAAGAAGGTTTAGTTCGAAATGGATCTTTAACATCTGTACAATCAG CGGAAAATGGAGATCctaagaagaagagaagggtGGAGCGGTCTCGGAA AATGGCAGAAGCCAAAGAGAGAAATTTAACACCAGCAATTCCTTCAGATATGCAATCCCTTGTGAAGCGCTGTGACAATCTGGAGAAGGAAGTTCGTTCACTTAAACTTAACCTGGCGTTTATGAACAG AAAGGATTCTGAACAGACTACACAAATTGAAGAGCTGCAGAAGCAGAATGAGGATTTGGTCAAGGAAAAAGAGCGCCTTCTTGGAGAAATCGAGAGGATCATTTCAGAATCTGGAAAGTTTTAG